The Oryza glaberrima chromosome 5, OglaRS2, whole genome shotgun sequence DNA segment GTGGGGGGTCCTATTTTCTCTCAGCCTTTTATGTTCATATGAACGGCGTTTGCCGAGTGTTGGGCTTGTCTATCCTGTTTTCGTTATCATGGTAGCTTAGGTTAGTTGGAGTGTTGTTATAATTGTGATTTTTGTCTAGTCTATCATAAATAACAGTGCATTGTAAAATTTAATCCCAGTTTAATCCCATTTTCTTCTTAAAACGTCGCACCTTCTTTTTTATACTATTAAACACCCACAACGGTTTGACCGTTCGGGAAAGAAAAATTctgctcttttttctttttctttttatacagAGGGAGAAGGAAATAGTAGTACTGGCCCAACTTGACGGCCCAACGAATCGTTGCTGGCCGATACAGAGCAGGCTCGCACCGGTAGATGGAAAATGGATCATACAGTAACACCCACTAAACCCTAGCTACAGAAGAAgagggtttttcttttcttcttcttgttgaaagatcgccgccgcctccctcaccACCGCCACAAACttccttctcccgccgccgccgccgcccaccgcgacGCCATGGCGCTCtaccgccgtctcctcctcctccgccgcctctccaccCTCCACCCgcacccctccctctcctcctcctccaccaccgcctcccccgccgcccccgccacgcaccacctcctccctccccccgcGCCGCTCGCACCCCACGCCCGTGGcttcgccttctcctccgccgaggaggccgctgccgagcggcggaggcgcaaGCGGAGGCTCCGCATCGAGCCGCCGCTCCACGCGCTCCGGCGCGACCCTtccgccccgcccccgccgcgggaCCCCAACGCGCCGCGCCTCCCGGACACCACCTCCGCGCTCGTCGGCCCGCGCCTCAGTCTCCATAACCGCGTCCAGTCCCTCATCCGATCCGGTGACCTCGAcggcgcctccgtcgccgcccgcgccgccgtcacctcccGCGTCCGCCCCACCGTCTTCACCTGCAACGCCGTGGCGGCGTCCATGGTCCGCGCGGgccgccacgacgacgccgTCTCGCTCTTCGACTTCTTCTTCCGCCGATCCAACATCGTCCCCAACGTCGTCTCCTACAACACCCTCATCCTCGCCCACTGCGAGGCCGCCCGCGTCGACTCCGCGCTGCAGGTGTACCGCGAGATGCTCGACAAGGCCCCCTTCTCGCCCTCCGCCGTCACCTACCGCCACCTCACCAagggcctcgtcgccgccggccgcatccAGGACGCCCTCGATCTCCTGCGCGAGATGCTCAACCGTGGCCAGGGCGCCGACTCCCTCGTGTACAATAATCTCATCGCCGGTTACATTGAGGAAGATAACTGGGACAAGGCATTCGAGCTCTTTGAGGAGCTCCAGGGGAGGTGCTTGGTCTACGATGGCGTCGTGCACACCTCCTTCATGGAGGGGTACTGGAAGAAGGGAATGGACAAGGAGGCCATGGAGAATTACCAGTCACTGCTGGACAAGAAGTTCAGGATGACCCCCGCCACCTGCAACGTGTTGCTTGAGACGCTCTTCAAGCATGATAAGGACAAGGAGGCGAATGACCTCTGGGAGACCATGATCGACAACCACACCCCGCCGAGCTTCATTGGCATCAACAGCGAGTCCTACAATGTCATGGTCAATCAGTGCTTCAAGAAGTGCAAATTCCATGAGGCAATTGAGGTGTTCCACCGGCAGCCCAGGAAGAACGTCCAGATGGACGTTGGCTGCTTCAACAACATCATCGGGAAGCTTTGTGAGAATGGAATGCTTGAAGAGGCAGAGAAGCTTTTTGAGGAAATGGAAACCAAGTCAGTGCTTCCAGACGTGTACACCTACACTTACCTGGTTGATTCATGCTTCAAGGTGGGTCGTGTGGATGATACAATTCAGTATTTCTATAAGATGGCAGATGGAAGGGAGCATGGGCCGAAGTTCAATATTGGTTTCTTTAATCGGATGTTTGAAGGGCTTACAGAAGCTGGCCGGATGGATGATGCCTTGAAGGTCTATGGAAGGATGCCTGACAAGGAGATCAAGCCAAACACAACCACCTTTGAGACCCTGGTTAATGCATTGTGTAAGGAAGGGGACTTGGATAAAGCACGGGAGTTGGTGAGTGACATGGCAAAAGGCGGTGTCACTCCTCCTCCTGAGTTCCGGGATTCTGTTATTGACATTTTCAAGAACGCTGGCCGGCAGGAAGAGATTGAGAAAGCTTTTGAAGAGAAACCAGTGCCATTGCCTCCTCAGCCAAGGCCAGAGTATCGCCCTCGCAGTTCACCTCAGGGGCTGCCAGGATTTGCATCCAATCAGACACGGGGTAGCTACATGCCTCACCAAGGCCAACTGACATATGGTTCTCAACCACTTCATCCTGCCGTTGGTGGATCCCAAGCGATACAGCCTCAGGGGATGCCTTTGAGACCTCAGCAACCTGTGTTTGGAGGCCCTCAAGTTGATAAATCAGAGTTTGGTGGCCGCCCGTTGCAGCATGGACCTAGTGCCCCTGATCCACGACAACCTGGGGTTGTCTCCATGACTCAACCTCCAAATGTCAGTACTCCCAATACATGGCAGCATTCTGGAGTTCATGCCACTCAAGGAACACACCATGGGATGGGTTCTCCTCATCCATGGCAACAATCAGTTGGCATTGGTCAAGTGCAACAAACTGATTATAGCTCGGGTCCACCGATGCAGCCTGGTTTTGGCCGCCCTCAACCACCACAACCAATGCATAGTGCTCCTCAGACTCAGCAGCCTGGGTATGGCACATCTCATCCATGGCATACAAGGTTCAATGCTCCACAAGTGCAACAGCCTAGTTATGGTGGACCTCAGTCATCGCAGCATGCTGTTGGCTCCACTCAGCCACCGCAGGGACAGTTTGGTACTCCTcaagcaccaccaccatcacctgGTTTTCGCTATCAGAACAGACCAGAGTATGGTCAAGCAGTAGATCAGCATAATCGTTTTGGGTCTCCCCAGGGTGAGCCAAGATTTCACACACAGCCTCAACAGCAGGGATTTGATGCTCAGGCTCCTGGAAATCATGCTCTGCAAGGTCAGAACAGTTTTAACGCTCGTCGAGGACAAGTAGGGTTTGGAAATCAAGGGGCACCGCCTGAATATGGGGCTTCCCCAAGCCAACCCTCACATGGTGCTGCCTGGAACCAAAGAGGCTATGGATTGTCTGAAGATCAAGAAGATGTAAATCAGCAAGTGGTGCCTCATGCTTATGCACGTGTAAGATGAAGGATATCTCCATGATGCATACTCAATAAGAGCAACTCAGGTGAACTCAGTTGCACACACATCATATTTTCATAGTATCAGTTCATCATATTTATTAATCATTGGCTTTGCTCTGTTCATACTCAACTGAAAAGTAAAGAAGTAAGAATATACAGCCTTTAAAAGAAGCTCAATTTATTACTGTCACATGTGGTCAATATAACAACTAAGATGGTTAAAGTCCTGTGTGATGCTTCAAGACAAGCATGTATGCTTCTAATAAGTTTTGAGTTGCTTCTGTTCATTTGTTTGGTGATCCtaattacatactccctccgtcccaaaatataggaACCTAGTACTGGATTAGACCTACTAGGGCTGTGTTCGTAATCAAGGGATGGGAACAAATCCCTCCcacacggaaaacagagcggtccattagtgcgtgattaattaagtattaactaatttttttcaaaaatggattaatttgatttttttaagcaactttcgtatagaaacttttttaaaaaatcgcaccgtttagtagtttgaaaagcgtgcgcgcggaaaacgagggagaggggttgggaacatggGATTGCAAACACAGCCTAGGTTGTGTCTAATCCaataggttgctatattttgggacggagggagtagtcattTATGGAGTTCATACTACTGTAGAGCCACTTCATGTTGCATCAGTTTTGCTCCTTTACACTCGTTACAGCTTATTTGGCCATCTAAATGTCTCAAACTCTTCTACTACTAGAGCATATTAAATCTTGCTGAGTTTTGCTGGGGCATAACATGGCTAACTACTGCTATATGTTTGAAATGCAGGTTCCTCAAGCATCAGCTAGTTCAATAGCATTTGGTTTGGGACTATTTTTCGGAAATGAAATCTTTTGGACTAGGGAAAAATATTGAGTTAGTCATTCAACTATGTTAACACTGATTATACGTTTGTGATGGTTTAGTCACCAATTGGTCAACTCAGTTATCATATTGCTAGAATATTTTGTGCTTGTCAACTTTGACctttttcctctctctatttTCCTGAAAGAAAGGCCATGCTGGTATGCTTGTATGTATTTCTCACGTGTGGGATTCTTTTTTTGTTGCTTGGATTAGTTATGCTCTCTATTTACTCAATGCTCCAGTAAACTTCAACGGTATGCAAAAAGATACATTTCCTTTTGTCATTAATGACTTTCTTACTCTTACATGTGGAATTCTTACTGAATCTTGCCAACCTTTTTGTAACTGttccacacacacaaaaaccGCACCCCTGAAATTAATACAAGCAAATACATGCTGCATCCTTCCATTTATTTCTGAGTACTGACCATGGATAGTCAGAATCAGCAGTTGATATCATACTATGTACAGATGAAAATGCAACTATTTCTTTATGCTTCAGGTTTAGTGATGATCTGTGCCTGAATGCCTCTGCTCTTATGTTGTAACTGAATTCCATTGCTCTTAATATGTTTCAGGATTGAATGAATATATGTACTGATGAAAATGTATTACTTATGCTTGAAATCCTTTGCTCTTAGCCTCTTATGCTTTGCAAtggaaattttagtgattttttgGGGGTAATTGTGGATGCATTTATGAAACAGAGATACATCTGAATATGGATTCAGATAACATCTGAATTGTGCACATATTGGGTAACATCTAAGTTCTGATTTTGTTACTTTAAAATATTGTCATTTCCTTTCTGAATTACTGATGGAAATGCAACTACTTTGTTTTCTTCACGTTTGCAGACATCCCTCTTCGTTTTTCAGTGTAAGTGAAACTACAAATGGGAAATCACAGGAAACACCAGGTTTTGCTTTTCATCATAGCCAGTGCCTGTATTTAAATATTCCCTGAATATTCTCTACTGTAGCTGAAATGCCATGATTATTAAGAAGTTTACACTTGCCTGCAATTATTGTTTGGCAATTCCAGTACAAGGCATTGCTTATCTATTCTCCTCTGTAAGTATTTGCACTGTTGGAAGTTAGTTAAGATTGGATTTGTTACAACGGTGATTTGCTGTACAGCCTTGTGAATTGCTGCTTCCAGATTCAATCCAAATTTCGGTATGAAATGGGCAAATGGCCTATTCATATGTTCTCTTCATGATCTGTCATGGCTAAATTTGACTGTAGAAATAGAAAAGAAGCTTACTTTTCATTTCAACTGTACAGTTTATTTCAGTATGAAAAGGCATGTGCATATGTTCTCTTCCTTATCTGCATGACTGGATTCACCATAGaaatatagaagatgaagtgaagtagAAAACAAGCTTACTTTTCATTTCAACTGTGCTGTTTATATATTAGCTGGGTTTGTGAATTTTTGCTTCTTTTGCCTTGTGTATAATGTTCAATCAACATAGCATATAGTTGTCATATGTTTGCTTGTTTGGTTCTTGATATCTTGCCCTCTCgatttccctctccctctccctctcagaGATTTGGACTGAAGAATCTGCAGTTTCAAATATTTGGCCTGTTTCACTCGAGCTCTAGCCACTTTCTGCTCTACTTCTCTTGTTTACGCAAAATTTTGAAAGGCGAGTTTCTTTCTAGCTGGAAACTTGTGATTGCTTTAAATTTATGACCATTAGCATGCTAGAATTTTATTTACCCTTCAGGTTTTACTGCATTTCCTTGCCATTTTGTTTTGCCTTCAAGTTTGCTGTGTATATTGATAGGTACTTCTCCAGTATTTGCTTGTAAGCTCCGATTTGTTTAATATTTCTTCAGCATTCATTTATGGAGCTTTACAGTCAGGATTTTGTATAAATCGAATGCTCGTGTCAAATTTTAGCCAATAAGCTTTTCTCGTGAGCCAGAATGTGTCAGTTTATTGTAGATATGATCTTATTGCACATTAATTATTGTATCCTGTACTCAGAATGCCGATTTTCTTTGTAGGGACCGTACATATTTTTAAGGCTGcggcttcattttttttatttcatccTTGAGTTTCGAAAATATTTAGTTACAAGAGTACGGCGAGTTGGGAATCTGGTCTTGTTTTGAATAATTAATGTGTGATTTGATTTAGTTAGGCACTTATTATCTCGGTGTAGTTCGATTGGAATGTCAATTTGACTGATTGGATTTACCTGAATTATTTTGTCTGTATAACAATAAATGCATTATAGTACATGTCAAGTTTGAAATTTGTTGCTTCCGTGGCTCCAATGTTCTGTTTTTCCAACTCAAGGATTATCATTTTGGCGAGGTGAGGCGACGCGACCCTGGCTTGACCGTGCCGAGTGGAGGCCTGGATGCTGTATGGTTGTTGCAATATAATGCCGGCCATGCGCACTAGACGAGGCAGGCAATCCCGGAAAAACCATGTTCCATTTTATTCCACAAATATTTCGATGTTCCTATTGCTGATATGTGAAAACTATAACGATGAGACACATTGTTTGTGCTATAGTAAAGTTTTCTATTGTACGAAGTAACTTGCAACGGGCTttcaataaattattttttaacattATTTTACCCCGTGAGATATAAAGGTGATGCAGATTTGTTTTCCAATTACAGTGTACTCATATCTTGAAATGTAAggcataattattttttttcatcgtatttcataatataaatacATTAACTAAGCAAATACAAGTCCTCTATCATCAAACCCCACCATCAATTATTCGCGTGTATCTAGGTGATCTAACCAATGAGACAAGGTGATTAAATTCTTTTTGTCTTTGTATTTGGGGTGGTTATCTTAGGCTCCCATTGTTTCGCTTCTACTGTtttaagctaaaatttgaattttaaaacttaattttaaagttgattttgtggtttttcATTGTAGTTATTTTATGACCTTTGCTTTCAAATCGCTATggacatgtatataaaatttttatccaaattaaTTTGTTGCTAATAAGCCGTGTTGTTTTTGCTTACAAAAAGCGAACCGATGGGAGCCTTATATTTTAGCATGAAGAAAGTATATTTATGAAACTGTGTCTAGAAAAGTCGCTACCGGGCATCCGATGATTCCCATCAAATAGGTGTATGGACGAAAATGGATTGAAAACGATGATTACGTAGCAAGTCGAGCACCAGAGACGGGCAGACACACTGATACGAAGCCAAAAAAGGACAGAACAACAACCAGGCCAGCACGAATCTCCTGGCGAGTATCTTGTGGCTCTCAATTCGACTGATGAGATCGGCAAGATCTGTCCAcgcaaaattcaacaaaaaagCTTTTGTAATATTGGATGGTTCATATACAGGGTTGTACTCCCTTTAAACGTTGGCCTCTTGTTAGTCGATGCAATCGGATCGAGACCCATATGCAGCTGAGAACAAAAACATTTGATCGAGTAAAAGATAAGAAAATTCATCTTTTTGGTTGCCGGATCATCCTATTGACTGACCAAAACGACACGATCGAGGCTAGTGAATTATTAGAGGAAGGAAAGATAGCCGAAAAgagcaaaaaaagaagaagcagctGCTGCTGTGTGGCTGTGCATCTGGAGAGGACGCAATGGAGACCAGGCGTCCTCTGCATCCGCTGCTCCTCTTCTCCTcgccatggctgctgctgctgctactacttgTTGTTCAAGGCGTGAGCTCGCTGCCGTTCACGCGGGAGGATTTCCCCGACGGATTCACGTTTGGAGCCGGGACTGCGGCTTTCCAGGTATCCTGATCTGAGTTGTGTCAGCTTGATCTTTTCCTGCTACTGGTTGCTCTGCTCCTACCTGCAGATTCAGTTCAGAGCATAAATTGAATTTTGCATTTGTGAATTATGGTTGGGTTTTGGATTTTTGCAGTATGAGGGTGCAGCTGCAGAGGATGGGAGGACACCAAGCATCTGGGACACCTACGCACACTCATGTACTGTACTCCCTCTCAACTTGGATTGGCTTGATTCCTAATTgcttcctactccctccgtttcacaatgtaagtcattctagtatttcccacattcatattaatattaatgaatctagacatatatatttatttagattcattaacatcaatatgaatgtgggaaatgctagaatgacttacattgtgaaacggaggaagtaattaactAATACTTGTTGCAACAAGAGGAGACCAATTTTTTTGCACACAATAGGTAATGGTTGTTTTGCTATGCTAGTTTGAAGTTCACTGGGTTCAGCCGAGAGAAAGGGGACATGCcacatttctttgtttttttgtctTCAGATAATGGATAAACCGGTCACTATGTCAAAGGTACACAAAGGCACAAAGCCCAACGGAGCATTATTACTAAGTTTGTTTGAGAGATCTGTACATGATAAACTATAGAGGCCTTTTAACCTCTGCACTTAAGTTGgcgggaaaaaaaatgtgtttttaAACATATGgttgttcttgttctttttaCCTGTCTCTGCCAATTTGACCTGTGATATGCTGAATCAGGGAGGAATCCAGGAGGCGAAACAGGTGATGTGGCGTGTGATGGCTATCACAAGTACAAGGTATAGTGTTTGGATCAGAGATAAAATCATCAAATTTCAGATTAATCATCCATGATCTTGCATTGTTCTgagaaattttcttttcatctcTGTTAATTCATTGTGGGCTGATCTATGTAGGAAGATGTAATGCTAATGAATGAGACAGGCCTGGAGGCTTATAGGTTCACCATTTCTTGGTCGAGGCTCATTCCGAGTAGGACAACTACATATCACCTACATATTGatatttatcaatttatcatTAGTGAAGATGCTTTCTTGTCcacacatgcatgatgcatgttcTCATTTTAAGTTTGGATCAAACTAGGTGGGAGAGGAGCGGTTAATCCGAAAGGGCTGCAGTTTTACAACAGTATGATAAATGAGCTAGTAAAAGCAGGTAAGTTGACCTATCCCAATtctgaaaaaataattgtattcaTTAATGCACATCACTCTTAATTTTGCATTAGTTGTTACTCACCAAATATCTTCTTAACAAAAATGATGCATGACTGGTGACCTCTGATTCTGAGATTAGGCTTTCTGCTCCTGATTCATGAATAGGTATTCAGATTCATGCTGTTCTGTACCATATAGATCTTCCACAGAGCCTTCAAGACGAGTACGGTGGGTGGGTTAGCCCCAAAGTTGTGTAAGCATTAAGCAGTAATTTCCCTTCATGCCATGCTGATAGTTATGATCATCAAGAATGCCAAGAACCATTACAAAAGTTGATCCTCACAAGGTTTGCTTTCCCTGCATTTGTGTTGCAGGGATGACTTCGCAGCATACGCTGATGTGTGCTTCCGCGAGTTCGGTGACAGAGTCGCGCATTGGACAACTTCAATTGAGCCAAATGTCATGGCTCAATCTGGCTATGACGATGGGTATCTCCCTCCAAATCGTTGCTCATATCCGTTTGGCAGAAGCAACTGCACACTTGGAAATTCCACGGTTGAGCCATACTTGTTTATACACCACACCCTGCTAGCTCATGCTTCAGCTGTTAGACTTTACAGGGAGAAGTACCAAGTGAGTGTGCATTATCACTAgaaaatttctttttcttctgaaaGACCTGTATACTGTCTGTTCTTAATTATTCTTATGAAGTCTAAGAAAATCACGTAGGATATCTGCGCATCGTTCCATTAAGcaagaaaaattaatttttgacGCAAGAATGCTCTACCTTATAGTCATTTCATTTATAGAAATGAGGTGTAGGGTTACATGATTATTAGAGAAGAGAGAGGTAGGGAGAAGGAGGAGTAAAAAAGAGTGAAGGGGGAGAAGAGTTACAGAGGTTAaggaagaaataacaaaaaacagggaaaagaaagaatttACATAAGTGTAAACATTAGGCTGTCGTTTAGGACAGTCTTTCACACCATGATCGAATTTTGAGTCTAGTGTCTTCGTTACTTCGTACACTCCAGAGATTTAGGGAATCACGGATTTGTTGTATTATATCTTGGGTATTGTCCACCCGTCTGCCAAAAGTCATGTTGTTGCGTGATTTCCACAGAGAGTAAGCGCAGGCTGCAAACCAGATTGGTATCACCCTTTGTGTTGGTTGGTTCCTGTCAATGGCTGCTTGGATGAAATCAGAGATTGTTTCGGCTCTGTTTGCGAATTGCAGGAGTCCTAGTTTTCTCCAGAGATTGTCGGCATTTTTGCATCTTAGGATGATGTGATCAGCTGTCTCAAGAGCAGGGCAAACAGGGCAGTGGGGGTCATCACTCCACTTTTTGTTGACCATATTGGCTTTAGTATTTAACCTATTCTTGAAAGCGAGCCATAAGAATACTCTGCAATTCTGTGGTATCGTGTAGACCCATATAAATTCAGCTGGCTTCCAAATGAATATACTCAAGAGCagaaaaatgaattttatttctCTGTTTTTGGTTTCATTGTTTCAGGCTGCAGAGAAGGGCGTTGTCGGCATGAACATATACTCCATGTGGTTCTATCCACTCACAGAGTCAGCTGAAGATATTGCTGCCACTGAAAGAGTAAAGGATTTCATGTA contains these protein-coding regions:
- the LOC127774740 gene encoding beta-glucosidase 19, yielding METRRPLHPLLLFSSPWLLLLLLLVVQGVSSLPFTREDFPDGFTFGAGTAAFQYEGAAAEDGRTPSIWDTYAHSWRNPGGETGDVACDGYHKYKEDVMLMNETGLEAYRFTISWSRLIPSGRGAVNPKGLQFYNSMINELVKAGIQIHAVLYHIDLPQSLQDEYGGWVSPKVVDDFAAYADVCFREFGDRVAHWTTSIEPNVMAQSGYDDGYLPPNRCSYPFGRSNCTLGNSTVEPYLFIHHTLLAHASAVRLYREKYQAAEKGVVGMNIYSMWFYPLTESAEDIAATERVKDFMYGWILHPLVFGDYPETMKKAAGSRLPLFSDYESELVTNAFDFIGLNHYTSNYVSDNSNAVKAPLQDVTDDISSLFWASKNSTPTREFLPGTSLDPRGLELALEYLQEKYGNLLFYIQENGSGSNATLDDVGRIDCLTQYIAATLRSIRNGANVKGYCVWSFMDQYEMFDDYKAHFGIVAVDFGSEELTRQPRRSARWYSDFLKNSAVIKVDDGPVSTAFHAQL
- the LOC127774738 gene encoding pentatricopeptide repeat-containing protein At1g10270-like encodes the protein MALYRRLLLLRRLSTLHPHPSLSSSSTTASPAAPATHHLLPPPAPLAPHARGFAFSSAEEAAAERRRRKRRLRIEPPLHALRRDPSAPPPPRDPNAPRLPDTTSALVGPRLSLHNRVQSLIRSGDLDGASVAARAAVTSRVRPTVFTCNAVAASMVRAGRHDDAVSLFDFFFRRSNIVPNVVSYNTLILAHCEAARVDSALQVYREMLDKAPFSPSAVTYRHLTKGLVAAGRIQDALDLLREMLNRGQGADSLVYNNLIAGYIEEDNWDKAFELFEELQGRCLVYDGVVHTSFMEGYWKKGMDKEAMENYQSLLDKKFRMTPATCNVLLETLFKHDKDKEANDLWETMIDNHTPPSFIGINSESYNVMVNQCFKKCKFHEAIEVFHRQPRKNVQMDVGCFNNIIGKLCENGMLEEAEKLFEEMETKSVLPDVYTYTYLVDSCFKVGRVDDTIQYFYKMADGREHGPKFNIGFFNRMFEGLTEAGRMDDALKVYGRMPDKEIKPNTTTFETLVNALCKEGDLDKARELVSDMAKGGVTPPPEFRDSVIDIFKNAGRQEEIEKAFEEKPVPLPPQPRPEYRPRSSPQGLPGFASNQTRGSYMPHQGQLTYGSQPLHPAVGGSQAIQPQGMPLRPQQPVFGGPQVDKSEFGGRPLQHGPSAPDPRQPGVVSMTQPPNVSTPNTWQHSGVHATQGTHHGMGSPHPWQQSVGIGQVQQTDYSSGPPMQPGFGRPQPPQPMHSAPQTQQPGYGTSHPWHTRFNAPQVQQPSYGGPQSSQHAVGSTQPPQGQFGTPQAPPPSPGFRYQNRPEYGQAVDQHNRFGSPQGEPRFHTQPQQQGFDAQAPGNHALQGQNSFNARRGQVGFGNQGAPPEYGASPSQPSHGAAWNQRGYGLSEDQEDVNQQVVPHAYARVR